The following coding sequences lie in one Deltaproteobacteria bacterium genomic window:
- a CDS encoding TIGR02266 family protein encodes MRIRLKYPDVETFVDKYAANISPGGMFIQSRAPQPVGTALRFELLLRDGTRLIRGEGRVIWIKEYDAAHPTNAHGMGVRFTGLDAESQAMVQRIVRLKEAASPSTRAAEPVARAEEVPEPGPRVEPPGDAPASPVEAPRRHEGGRSERLPTVEITHLRPTEEIPPLRADEVAAPPPAEEEDPQRWAELAREGGNGIEIALATAEELLLGLLREAGIPEDRVLETLAAVRSSTPALEDLPEIEGLLGGARQPTGRRRSTAQVPERPRPTPPPPHAPKPPAFDLSDPAESSVVTALPEPPRPAPPVAPAPTQVEGRGWTGLRSTPAWVPTEEQTASALAPAVAATPTAPWEESPPAAAGPEEAEARREEEHEGEHARKGEHAREGEHAREDGREDESDEGEGADDLSSEVWQEVLAGLTSNEGDDTSEVPYSAVELARNVVTEEDAEGFAEQTRNDVRGRGPDAALHAGDEFGLEEEEHTDAHGFEDFAGLEETETSTRNGDLGHGELRDSELLDGEEELTRDPDLHDEVFEALAAIRADRRASATEVPGSEDWASEAPEPPPLETLAGRVSAQAGTPPRGEPPVLDEATDPHGVEVVEEEATSGRAGVRPRKSGIFRRIFGKKE; translated from the coding sequence ATGCGCATCCGGTTGAAGTACCCGGACGTGGAGACGTTCGTCGACAAGTACGCCGCCAACATCAGCCCGGGGGGGATGTTCATCCAGAGTCGCGCCCCGCAGCCGGTCGGCACGGCGCTGCGCTTCGAGCTCCTGCTGCGCGACGGGACGCGGCTCATTCGCGGCGAAGGGCGGGTCATCTGGATCAAGGAGTACGACGCCGCGCACCCAACGAACGCGCACGGCATGGGGGTGCGCTTCACCGGCCTCGACGCCGAGAGCCAGGCGATGGTGCAGCGCATCGTGCGCCTCAAGGAAGCGGCATCACCCTCGACTCGCGCCGCGGAACCGGTCGCACGAGCTGAGGAGGTCCCGGAGCCTGGCCCCCGCGTGGAGCCGCCCGGCGACGCGCCGGCATCCCCGGTGGAGGCGCCGCGGCGGCACGAGGGGGGCCGGTCGGAGAGGCTGCCGACGGTGGAGATCACCCACCTGCGACCGACCGAGGAGATCCCTCCACTGCGCGCGGACGAGGTGGCGGCGCCGCCGCCGGCCGAGGAGGAAGACCCCCAACGCTGGGCCGAGCTCGCTCGCGAAGGGGGCAACGGGATCGAGATCGCCCTGGCAACCGCCGAGGAGCTGCTGCTCGGCTTGCTCAGAGAGGCGGGCATCCCCGAAGACCGGGTGCTGGAGACCCTGGCTGCCGTGCGGAGCAGCACGCCTGCCCTCGAGGACCTGCCGGAGATCGAAGGCCTCCTCGGAGGGGCGCGACAGCCCACCGGCCGCAGACGGTCCACGGCGCAGGTGCCCGAGCGGCCGCGACCGACGCCGCCCCCGCCCCATGCGCCCAAGCCGCCCGCCTTCGACCTCAGCGATCCGGCGGAGTCGAGCGTGGTCACGGCGCTCCCCGAGCCACCGCGACCGGCGCCCCCCGTCGCGCCCGCACCGACGCAGGTCGAAGGACGGGGCTGGACCGGGCTGCGCAGCACCCCCGCGTGGGTGCCGACGGAGGAGCAGACAGCGAGCGCGCTCGCACCGGCCGTGGCGGCCACCCCGACGGCGCCCTGGGAGGAGAGCCCGCCCGCGGCTGCGGGCCCCGAGGAGGCGGAGGCTCGTCGCGAGGAAGAGCACGAGGGGGAGCACGCCCGAAAGGGGGAGCACGCGCGAGAGGGGGAGCACGCGCGAGAGGATGGTCGCGAGGACGAGAGCGACGAGGGAGAGGGGGCGGACGACCTGTCGAGCGAGGTCTGGCAGGAGGTGCTCGCCGGACTCACGTCGAACGAGGGGGACGACACGAGCGAGGTCCCGTACAGCGCCGTGGAGCTCGCCCGCAATGTCGTCACCGAGGAGGACGCGGAGGGGTTCGCCGAGCAGACGAGAAACGACGTCCGGGGGCGCGGACCAGACGCCGCGCTGCACGCCGGCGACGAGTTCGGGCTGGAGGAGGAGGAGCACACGGACGCCCACGGCTTCGAGGACTTCGCCGGCCTCGAGGAAACCGAGACCTCGACGCGCAACGGCGACCTCGGCCACGGGGAGCTCCGAGATAGCGAACTCCTCGACGGAGAGGAAGAGCTCACGCGCGACCCCGACCTCCACGACGAGGTCTTCGAGGCGCTGGCCGCAATCCGGGCCGACCGTCGCGCGTCGGCGACCGAGGTTCCGGGGTCCGAGGACTGGGCCTCCGAGGCGCCGGAACCACCGCCGCTCGAAACGCTCGCCGGTCGCGTGTCGGCACAGGCCGGCACGCCGCCACGCGGTGAACCCCCGGTGCTGGACGAAGCCACGGACCCCCACGGCGTGGAGGTCGTCGAGGAGGAGGCGACCTCGGGGCGCGCGGGAGTGAGGCCGCGCAAGAGCGGCATCTTCCGTCGCATCTTCGGCAAGAAGGAATAG
- the alaS gene encoding alanine--tRNA ligase: MDAATIRTKFLEFFARHQHQMVRSSSIVPQNDPTLYFTNAGMVQFKDVFVGAESRPYTRAVTAQKCLRVSGKHNDLESVGRTARHHTFFEMLGNFSFGDYFKADAIRFAWSFLTEEIGLDPTRMAGTVFAGEDGIAADEEAAALWQKEVGLPAERVVRLGKADNFWAMGDTGPCGPCSEIHYFQGAHLPCTAATCLGVACECDRWVEIWNLVFMQFERQPDGRLVPLKRTGVDTGMGLERLAAVSQGKTSTFETDLLRPLIDLTAELARKKYGAGGDQDVSLRVVADHARATAFCIADGVFPEKGGREYVLRRIMRRAIRHGSLLGFDEPFFHKVCDQVVERMGAAYPELVERRELIQRIVQAEEAAFRRTLTRGLQKLQEAVGVARSAGERTLAVSFVGDLYATDGFPLDLTRIIAEEAGLAVDEEAAQKWVVQTHGAGDSKVGDEAVAAIYKELLEELGPTEFVGYDETRGTSEVLALLVGGARVASAVEGQTVEVVTRSTPFYGRAGGQVGDTGRLVGPHGEVEASDTLKPGGALVVHQGRVVKGRLATGERLELQVDSERRQAIRLNHSATHLLHHALRSVLGPHVAQKGSLVGPDYLRFDFSHFEPMTDEQLRRVEELVNREIRGDGESRTDLMSFDEARQTGAMALFGEKYGDRVRVVHVGSASVELCGGTHVRRAGEIGLLRITSEESLAMGVRRITALTGAGALAHAHATEETLRAVAQLLRCGPEQAAERVERLLGQLKEVEREVATLKQKLATGGGTDLMARVQELKGVRLLVTRVESGEPKVLREAGDTLRDRLGSGVLVLAGEHEGKATLLAMVTKDLVGRVHAGKLVGALAEMLDGRGGGRPDMAQAGGPRLELLDEALAKVPELVSASLG, translated from the coding sequence ATGGACGCCGCCACGATCCGAACGAAGTTCCTCGAGTTCTTTGCACGGCACCAGCACCAGATGGTGCGGAGCTCCTCGATCGTTCCGCAAAACGACCCCACCCTCTATTTCACGAACGCGGGGATGGTCCAGTTCAAGGACGTGTTCGTGGGGGCTGAGAGCCGGCCGTACACCCGCGCCGTCACGGCCCAGAAGTGCCTGCGCGTGAGCGGCAAGCACAACGACCTGGAGAGCGTGGGACGAACCGCGCGGCACCACACCTTCTTCGAGATGCTCGGCAACTTCTCCTTCGGCGACTACTTCAAGGCCGACGCGATTCGCTTCGCGTGGAGCTTCCTGACCGAGGAGATCGGCCTCGACCCGACCCGCATGGCGGGCACGGTCTTCGCGGGCGAGGACGGGATCGCCGCCGACGAGGAGGCGGCCGCTCTGTGGCAGAAGGAGGTGGGGTTGCCGGCAGAGCGCGTCGTGCGCCTCGGCAAGGCCGACAACTTCTGGGCCATGGGCGACACCGGCCCGTGCGGGCCGTGTTCGGAGATCCACTACTTCCAGGGGGCGCACCTGCCCTGCACCGCCGCGACCTGTCTCGGGGTGGCCTGCGAGTGCGACCGCTGGGTGGAGATCTGGAACCTCGTGTTCATGCAGTTCGAGCGCCAGCCCGACGGAAGACTCGTGCCGCTCAAGCGCACGGGCGTGGACACCGGGATGGGGCTCGAGCGCCTCGCCGCGGTCTCGCAGGGCAAGACCTCCACCTTCGAGACGGATCTCCTGCGGCCGCTCATCGACCTCACCGCCGAGCTCGCGCGCAAGAAGTATGGCGCGGGGGGCGACCAGGACGTGAGCCTGCGCGTCGTCGCCGACCACGCGCGGGCGACGGCCTTCTGCATCGCCGACGGAGTGTTCCCCGAGAAGGGGGGGCGCGAGTACGTGCTCCGGCGCATCATGCGGCGCGCCATCCGCCACGGAAGCCTCCTCGGGTTCGACGAGCCCTTCTTCCACAAGGTCTGCGATCAGGTGGTCGAGCGCATGGGCGCGGCCTACCCCGAGCTCGTGGAGCGACGGGAACTCATCCAGCGCATCGTGCAGGCGGAGGAGGCCGCCTTCCGTCGCACGCTGACCCGGGGGCTCCAGAAGCTGCAGGAGGCGGTGGGGGTCGCGCGGAGCGCCGGCGAGCGGACGCTCGCGGTCTCCTTCGTCGGCGACCTCTACGCCACGGACGGCTTCCCGCTCGACCTGACGCGCATCATCGCCGAGGAGGCCGGTCTGGCGGTGGACGAGGAGGCGGCCCAGAAGTGGGTGGTCCAGACCCACGGCGCCGGCGACAGCAAGGTAGGCGACGAGGCCGTCGCGGCCATCTACAAGGAGCTCCTCGAAGAGCTCGGCCCGACCGAGTTCGTGGGCTACGACGAGACGCGGGGAACGAGCGAGGTCCTGGCGCTGCTCGTGGGCGGAGCGCGCGTCGCGAGCGCCGTCGAAGGCCAGACGGTGGAGGTCGTCACGCGCAGCACCCCGTTCTACGGGCGCGCGGGCGGCCAGGTCGGAGACACGGGCCGCCTCGTGGGACCGCACGGCGAGGTGGAGGCGAGCGACACGCTCAAGCCGGGCGGAGCCCTGGTCGTGCACCAGGGACGCGTGGTGAAGGGACGGCTCGCGACCGGCGAGCGCCTCGAGCTCCAGGTGGACAGCGAGCGGCGCCAGGCGATCCGGCTGAACCACAGCGCGACGCATCTGCTGCACCACGCGCTGCGAAGCGTGCTGGGGCCGCACGTCGCGCAGAAGGGTTCGCTCGTCGGCCCCGACTACCTGCGGTTCGACTTCAGCCACTTCGAGCCCATGACGGACGAGCAGCTCCGCCGCGTCGAGGAGCTCGTGAACCGCGAGATCCGCGGCGACGGCGAGAGCCGCACCGATCTGATGTCCTTCGACGAGGCGCGGCAGACGGGAGCGATGGCGCTTTTCGGCGAGAAGTACGGCGACCGCGTGCGCGTCGTGCACGTCGGCAGCGCGTCGGTGGAGCTCTGCGGCGGCACGCACGTGCGCCGCGCCGGAGAGATAGGGCTGCTGCGCATCACCTCGGAAGAGTCCCTCGCCATGGGCGTGAGACGCATCACTGCGTTGACCGGAGCCGGGGCTCTCGCCCACGCGCACGCCACCGAGGAGACGCTGCGCGCGGTGGCCCAGCTCCTGCGCTGCGGCCCCGAGCAAGCGGCGGAGCGGGTCGAACGGCTCCTGGGCCAGCTCAAGGAGGTCGAGCGCGAGGTGGCGACCCTCAAGCAGAAGCTCGCCACGGGGGGCGGCACGGATCTGATGGCGCGCGTGCAGGAGCTGAAGGGGGTGAGGCTCCTCGTGACGCGGGTCGAGTCCGGAGAGCCCAAGGTCCTGCGCGAGGCGGGAGACACGCTGCGCGACCGACTGGGGAGCGGAGTGCTGGTGCTGGCCGGAGAGCACGAGGGGAAGGCCACGCTCCTCGCGATGGTCACCAAGGACCTCGTGGGCCGCGTGCACGCGGGCAAGCTCGTCGGAGCGCTGGCCGAGATGCTCGACGGACGCGGAGGGGGACGGCCGGACATGGCACAGGCGGGAGGCCCTCGACTCGAGCTGCTCGACGAGGCGCTGGCCAAGGTGCCGGAGCTCGTCTCGGCCAGCCTCGGATAG
- a CDS encoding type IV pilus twitching motility protein PilT translates to MDSGIAGIERVLTAARRLGASDIHLKVGLPPIFRLKGDLRTVRDIPALSEEAMRAFTDHIMNPRQRTEFEQYHEVDLAHSLPDGVRFRVNVFTQRGTLGVVLRLIPPEVPPFEALGLPDVVLKLSEEPRGLVLVTGVTGSGKSTTLAAMMEHINRKFAYHIVTVEDPIEYSFTDRRSVINQRELGLDTTSFSRALRAALRQDPDVILVGEMRDAETIGTALLAAETGHLVLSTLHTTDAVETVNRTISAFPPHQQTQIRLQLASVLKGVVSQRLLPRADGKGMAPAVEVLVATARVRELIEDQHRTPEIHQAIAEGREPYGMISFDQALTELVQRRVVTYETALMHATNPDDFALYFRGVAGTKQWVDDNVVGGFSST, encoded by the coding sequence GAACGGGTCCTCACCGCGGCCCGCCGGCTGGGCGCCTCGGACATCCACCTCAAGGTCGGCCTGCCCCCCATCTTCCGGCTCAAGGGAGACCTCCGCACCGTCCGCGACATCCCGGCCCTCTCCGAGGAGGCGATGCGGGCCTTCACCGACCACATCATGAATCCTCGGCAAAGGACCGAGTTCGAGCAGTACCACGAGGTGGACCTGGCCCACAGCCTCCCCGACGGGGTGCGCTTCCGCGTCAACGTCTTCACGCAGCGCGGCACGCTCGGCGTAGTGCTTCGATTGATTCCGCCCGAGGTCCCCCCCTTCGAGGCGCTCGGGCTGCCCGACGTGGTGCTCAAGCTCTCCGAGGAGCCGCGCGGTCTCGTGCTCGTCACCGGCGTCACGGGCAGCGGAAAATCGACGACGCTCGCCGCGATGATGGAGCACATCAACCGGAAGTTTGCGTATCACATTGTGACGGTCGAGGACCCGATCGAGTACTCGTTCACCGACCGCCGCAGCGTGATCAACCAGCGGGAGCTAGGTCTGGACACCACGTCTTTCAGTCGCGCCCTTCGCGCAGCCCTGCGCCAGGACCCCGACGTGATTCTCGTCGGCGAGATGCGCGACGCGGAGACGATCGGTACCGCCCTGCTCGCGGCGGAGACGGGGCACCTGGTGCTCTCGACCCTGCACACCACGGACGCCGTGGAGACGGTCAACCGCACCATCTCGGCCTTCCCGCCGCACCAGCAGACGCAGATACGCCTGCAGCTCGCGTCGGTGCTCAAGGGGGTCGTCTCGCAGCGATTGCTCCCCCGCGCCGACGGCAAGGGGATGGCCCCGGCCGTCGAGGTGCTCGTCGCCACGGCACGTGTGCGAGAGCTCATCGAGGACCAGCACCGAACGCCGGAGATCCACCAAGCCATCGCCGAGGGACGCGAGCCGTACGGCATGATCTCGTTCGATCAGGCGCTCACGGAGCTCGTCCAGCGACGCGTGGTGACCTACGAGACCGCTCTCATGCACGCGACGAACCCGGACGACTTCGCCCTCTACTTCCGCGGCGTGGCCGGAACGAAGCAGTGGGTCGACGACAACGTCGTCGGGGGCTTCAGCTCCACGTAG